The following are from one region of the Magallana gigas chromosome 4, xbMagGiga1.1, whole genome shotgun sequence genome:
- the LOC136275007 gene encoding multiple epidermal growth factor-like domains protein 10 — protein MNDLETRKTYMLQQAVFYIGRTYKKSLMCAHYKWRYSSTKTFIDVHINCSSWDKNYYRVFNIWDSNPYHCSVIGAQCDLLDYHCVCHCYPGYVMVNGTCLKENLTVGSVCADDRQCTGTKFATCIFGVCTCRSGYILIDYGCFKENVTVGNECIYDWQCTGTEFAGLCRSGVCTCQAGFILINNSCDSENVTVGNACIYDWQCTGTEFASLCRSGVCTCKKGYLFIDNNCYHGNLSLNQICVTNHRGSASDNNGYHSRQQQDQKVATILGTLFGGVFLGAIITTFITKRARIKCSPYRREQSIEMFASNAMYCSPSAVARASSQNN, from the exons ATGAATGATCTAGAGACACGGAAAACATACATGTTACAGCAAGCTGTGTTTTATATCGGTAGAACATACAAGAAATCTTTGATGTGTGCACACTATAAATGGCGATACTCCTCTACGAAAACGTTCATCGATGTGCATATCAACTGTTCGTCGTGGGACAAAA ATTATTACAGAGTTTTCAATATTTGGGATAGTAACCCGTACCACTGCAGTGTTATCGGCGCACAGTGTGACCTGTTAGACTACCACTGTGTTTGTCATTGTTACCCTGGATATGTCATGGTGAATGGAACATGTTTAAAGG agaaTTTGACTGTCGGTTCTGTGTGTGCCGACGATAGGCAATGCACTGGAACTAAATTTGCAACATGCATATTTGGTGTGTGTACATGTAGAAGCGGTTACATATTGATTGACTACGGTTGTTTTAAAG AAAACGTAACCGTCGGCAATGAGTGTATCTATGATTGGCAATGTACAGGAACTGAATTCGCTGGTTTGTGTAGATCTGGTGTGTGTACATGTCAAGCAGGATTTATCTTGATCAACAACAGCTGTGATTCAG AAAACGTAACCGTCGGCAATGCGTGTATCTACGATTGGCAATGTACAGGAACTGAATTCGCTAGTTTGTGTAGATCTGGTGTGTGCACATGTAAAAAAGGATACTTGTTCATTGACAACAACTGCTACCACG GAAACCTTTCGTTGAACCAGATATGTGTCACCAATCACCGAGGTTCTGCATCAGATAACAATGGATATCACAGTCGACAGCAACAAG ATCAAAAGGTTGCAACCATATTGGGAACGTTGTTTGGAGGAGTCTTTCTTGGTGCAATCATAACGACATTTATAACTAAACGGGCCAGGATTAAATGTTCTCCTTACAGAAG AGAACAATCCATCGAAATGTTTGCTAGCAATGCTATGTACTGTTCTCCATCGGCTGTTGCACGTGCCAGTAGCCAAAATAACTAG